In Hallerella succinigenes, the following are encoded in one genomic region:
- a CDS encoding DUF975 family protein — MEQNESLDQNEQLQMAVEELNANRPIDTIGCKQFAWGAMHGNWLSGAFILLVSILLGWALQIPLAFLNEDSGIYWAWTLIATLLGWIIGFGFFVNFLRFARGAKNSIKCLFVGFSNMGFFLRILGAEFLQGIFVFLWSLLLFIPGLVKIYSYTMTEFVLLDHPEYSPLQAITASKKMMYGHRLELVMLQLRFLGWYLLCLVTLGIACFWVVPYYMTAKSKFYMDLLAREGGIA, encoded by the coding sequence CAGATGGCTGTCGAAGAATTGAACGCAAACCGTCCGATAGATACAATCGGGTGCAAACAATTTGCCTGGGGTGCAATGCATGGAAACTGGCTTAGCGGGGCTTTTATCTTGCTGGTTTCTATTTTGCTTGGCTGGGCTTTGCAAATACCGTTAGCTTTTTTGAATGAAGATTCCGGAATATATTGGGCATGGACTTTAATTGCGACCTTGCTCGGTTGGATTATCGGGTTTGGCTTTTTTGTGAACTTTTTGAGATTTGCTCGAGGAGCGAAAAATTCGATAAAGTGTCTGTTTGTGGGATTTTCCAATATGGGTTTCTTTTTGCGGATTCTTGGAGCCGAATTCTTGCAGGGGATCTTTGTCTTTTTATGGTCTCTTCTTTTGTTCATTCCGGGCTTAGTCAAGATTTATTCTTATACCATGACGGAATTTGTTCTGCTGGACCATCCGGAATATTCTCCGCTGCAGGCGATTACAGCAAGTAAGAAGATGATGTATGGACATCGCTTGGAACTCGTGATGTTGCAACTTCGTTTTTTGGGATGGTATTTGCTTTGCTTGGTGACGCTCGGCATTGCGTGCTTCTGGGTGGTGCCTTATTATATGACGGCCAAGAGCAAATTCTATATGGATCTTCTCGCTCGTGAGGGCGGAATTGCGTAA
- a CDS encoding very short patch repair endonuclease has protein sequence MRKKKPMDRSQMMRAVHSEDTKPEVVVRRALFRAGLRYRLHRRDLPGTPDIYVLRYNAVIFVNGCFWHQHGCKFTSRPKTRSEFWNNKFDNNVARDVKTLQQLSNEGFRVAVVWECSLKNSPDRATERLVQFILGNEEFLEI, from the coding sequence TTGCGTAAAAAGAAGCCGATGGATCGTTCGCAGATGATGCGGGCGGTTCATTCCGAAGATACAAAGCCCGAAGTCGTTGTGCGGCGGGCTCTTTTTCGTGCAGGGCTGCGCTACCGTTTGCATCGAAGGGATTTGCCGGGGACGCCGGATATTTATGTTCTCAGGTACAATGCGGTCATTTTTGTGAACGGCTGCTTTTGGCATCAGCATGGCTGCAAGTTCACCTCGCGACCAAAGACTCGTTCGGAATTTTGGAACAATAAGTTCGACAACAACGTGGCCCGCGATGTAAAAACTCTGCAACAGCTTTCGAATGAAGGCTTTCGCGTTGCCGTCGTTTGGGAATGTTCCCTCAAAAACTCTCCCGACCGCGCTACGGAACGCCTGGTGCAGTTTATATTAGGGAACGAAGAATTCTTGGAAATCTGA